Proteins encoded together in one Prochlorococcus marinus str. MIT 9211 window:
- a CDS encoding DUF721 domain-containing protein has translation MNSANDRPLSSSSQEKLLKEGIPNTPSSLIQCLEDVKQQLHKNQKIAALWQDWPKIAGKDLAEHCTPLTINRGVLIIGASHPQWIQALIFNRNQLLAALKAKGHQVKALKVQSHYPVKHESKEAEQLVWGKHPSRVDIHGVANCSFCNGPAPAGEISLWGKCGLCRRKDLFEKKNP, from the coding sequence ATGAATTCAGCCAATGATCGCCCATTAAGTAGCTCCAGCCAAGAAAAGTTACTGAAAGAAGGTATTCCAAACACTCCTTCTTCCCTAATTCAGTGCCTTGAAGATGTAAAACAACAATTACATAAGAACCAAAAAATAGCTGCTTTGTGGCAAGACTGGCCAAAAATTGCAGGTAAAGATCTAGCCGAGCACTGCACTCCTCTAACAATTAATAGGGGGGTACTAATTATTGGAGCAAGTCACCCTCAATGGATACAAGCTCTAATTTTTAATAGAAATCAACTATTAGCGGCGCTAAAAGCAAAAGGTCATCAAGTCAAAGCTTTAAAAGTACAAAGCCACTATCCCGTCAAGCATGAATCAAAAGAGGCAGAGCAACTTGTATGGGGCAAGCATCCAAGCAGAGTTGATATTCATGGAGTAGCTAATTGCAGCTTCTGTAATGGTCCTGCACCAGCAGGAGAGATCTCTCTATGGGGAAAATGTGGCCTTTGCAGAAGAAAGGATCTTTTCGAAAAAAAGAACCCTTGA
- a CDS encoding PspA/IM30 family protein translates to MGFFDRLGRLLRANLNHLVSNAEDPAKILDQSVIDMQADLEKLRQAVAAAMASQKRLARQAEQAQDQATIWYQRAEQAIQKGEEALAKEALIRRKTFQETYSSLSNQLVGQDGQVEMLKRSLISLEGKIAQARTKKDMLKARAQAAQAQQQLGSAVGALGSNSAISAFERMEDKVEELEASGLIAEELAGSDLESKFASIEGSDDIDEELSKLRNNLHQGTNAPTLIGSSDQSSLESISISEVEIESLDNDDATEEFKESKREIEEN, encoded by the coding sequence ATGGGATTTTTTGACAGGTTGGGCAGATTGTTACGTGCCAATCTCAATCATTTGGTAAGTAATGCTGAGGATCCAGCCAAGATTCTTGATCAGTCTGTAATTGATATGCAAGCAGACTTAGAAAAGCTTCGCCAGGCAGTAGCAGCTGCTATGGCTAGCCAAAAAAGACTTGCTAGGCAAGCAGAGCAGGCTCAGGATCAGGCGACAATTTGGTATCAACGAGCTGAACAGGCTATTCAAAAAGGAGAAGAGGCTCTTGCCAAGGAAGCACTAATTAGACGAAAGACATTTCAAGAAACTTATTCTTCTTTATCTAATCAGCTAGTCGGACAAGATGGTCAAGTGGAGATGCTGAAAAGGAGTCTTATTTCCCTGGAAGGGAAGATAGCTCAGGCGAGAACAAAAAAGGACATGCTCAAGGCAAGGGCGCAGGCAGCTCAAGCACAACAACAACTTGGCAGTGCAGTAGGTGCATTGGGAAGTAATTCAGCAATATCTGCTTTTGAAAGAATGGAAGATAAGGTTGAAGAACTTGAAGCATCTGGGTTAATAGCAGAGGAGCTTGCAGGTTCAGACTTGGAGAGTAAGTTTGCTTCAATCGAAGGAAGTGATGATATTGATGAAGAGTTGAGTAAATTGCGAAATAATCTTCATCAAGGAACTAATGCTCCTACTTTGATTGGTTCAAGTGATCAATCTTCCCTTGAATCTATATCTATCTCAGAAGTAGAAATTGAATCTTTGGATAATGATGATGCAACAGAAGAATTTAAAGAAAGCAAGAGAGAAATTGAGGAGAATTAA
- a CDS encoding biotin--[acetyl-CoA-carboxylase] ligase: MARYLRCKGASSVASWLKINSSRKSWLLRWKPVSGSTETDLSQWLNEKPFNSKYPRAFLAGRQSHGRGQYGRSWHSPQGGVWLSAAIPFTCPKESTGLFGLAVAVALSNRLLNSSVPVQIKWPNDLLVYNRKLAGFLPRVIIKGRHLKFARIGIGLNVFNRVPKGAISLSEILCQGNCRIDLWSAEVLMALENAIMLLENQEQLCQMAESLLWSDQVTDPSTGEIWKIDGFNLNGSLRVIKGSRTKDFYRWE, encoded by the coding sequence ATGGCCCGATACTTGAGATGCAAAGGTGCTTCTTCAGTTGCCTCTTGGTTGAAAATTAATTCCTCGAGAAAGTCATGGCTCTTGAGGTGGAAGCCTGTTTCTGGAAGTACTGAGACGGATCTATCCCAATGGCTTAATGAAAAACCATTTAACTCTAAATATCCTCGGGCATTCTTAGCAGGACGACAGTCACATGGTAGAGGCCAATATGGTCGTTCATGGCATTCTCCTCAAGGGGGGGTATGGCTTAGCGCTGCGATACCTTTTACATGTCCTAAAGAATCAACAGGCTTATTTGGCTTGGCAGTTGCCGTTGCGCTTTCAAATAGGCTGTTGAACAGTTCTGTCCCTGTTCAAATTAAGTGGCCAAATGACCTGCTCGTTTATAACAGAAAATTAGCTGGTTTCTTACCAAGGGTAATCATTAAAGGAAGGCATTTAAAATTTGCAAGAATAGGTATAGGACTTAACGTTTTTAATAGAGTTCCAAAAGGCGCAATATCTTTGTCAGAAATCCTTTGTCAAGGTAATTGCCGGATTGATCTATGGTCTGCAGAAGTTTTGATGGCATTAGAGAATGCAATTATGCTTTTAGAAAATCAAGAACAACTTTGTCAAATGGCTGAGAGCTTACTTTGGTCTGATCAAGTTACAGATCCTTCAACAGGAGAAATCTGGAAAATTGACGGATTTAATTTGAATGGATCTCTTAGAGTTATTAAAGGGTCTAGAACAAAAGATTTTTATCGTTGGGAATGA
- a CDS encoding ABC transporter ATP-binding protein gives MGKEPLGNQQTIKNPVVKLENVSKFYGQGNLLVKALDKINLEVNKGDYLAVMGASGSGKSTAMNILGCLDRPTHGSYLLNGLQVEELNDDALADLRNQELGFVFQQFHLLQDATALENVLLPMIYAGIPQSAREELAKQALEKVGLMERMQNYPNQLSGGQQQRVAIARAIINQPSLLLADEPTGALDSSTTEDVLNLFDELHKQGITLVLVTHEDEVAKRAQKVAKFKDGKIIEIS, from the coding sequence CTGGGAAAGGAACCATTGGGTAATCAACAAACCATCAAGAATCCAGTAGTTAAATTAGAAAATGTCTCTAAGTTTTATGGGCAAGGGAACCTTCTCGTAAAGGCTCTTGACAAAATTAATTTAGAAGTAAATAAAGGGGATTATCTAGCTGTAATGGGAGCTAGTGGTTCGGGCAAGAGTACTGCTATGAATATTTTGGGCTGTTTAGATAGACCAACCCATGGCAGTTACTTACTAAATGGTCTACAAGTTGAAGAACTCAATGATGATGCACTAGCAGACTTGCGGAACCAAGAACTAGGTTTCGTTTTCCAGCAATTCCATCTTCTTCAAGATGCCACTGCATTAGAGAATGTATTACTTCCAATGATCTATGCAGGCATCCCTCAATCAGCTAGGGAAGAACTTGCCAAACAAGCATTAGAAAAAGTTGGGCTTATGGAAAGAATGCAAAATTATCCCAATCAACTTTCTGGAGGACAGCAGCAACGAGTAGCAATAGCAAGAGCAATCATCAATCAACCTTCATTGCTATTGGCTGATGAACCAACAGGTGCACTTGACTCAAGCACTACTGAAGATGTTCTAAACTTATTTGATGAATTACATAAGCAAGGTATAACTTTGGTGCTAGTTACTCATGAAGACGAAGTTGCGAAAAGAGCGCAAAAGGTTGCCAAATTTAAAGATGGGAAAATAATCGAAATTTCTTAA
- a CDS encoding NAD(P)H-quinone oxidoreductase subunit N, translating to MPEMGAIFITAQSMTAPGELLNLSLNAMAVAPEGFVLLALIGTLLVDLAGEETAAKWSPPICYLGLGAALLFLALQWNGELEPSFLGAFLADNLAIAFRGVVALSTLISLLISWRYAEKSGSPVGEYAAILLAATLGGMLLCGSTDLISIFVSLETLSVASYLLSGYMKRDARSSEAALKYLLVGSAAAAIFLYGASLLYGLSGSTNLHEISIALIDSPTPLAALALVFILATVAFKIAAVPFHQWTPDVYEGSPTPVVAFLSVGSKAAGFALAIRLLVGCFYAFDSQWKLLFTVLGVLSMSLGNIVALAQTSMKRMLAYSSIGQAGFVMIGLVCGTEDGYAAMVLYMAAYLFMNLGAFACIILFSLRTGSDRIADYAGLYQKDPLITLGLSLCLLSLGGIPPMLGFFGKIYLFFAGWANGQYLLVIVGLVTSVISIYYYISVIKMMVVKEPQEASELVKSYPSIHWQTLGLPPLRFALLTCVLVTAIGGIISNPLFQWANNAVTGTPILQETLTLAGKGTIG from the coding sequence ATGCCCGAGATGGGTGCAATCTTTATCACTGCACAGTCCATGACTGCCCCAGGAGAGCTTCTCAATCTTTCTCTAAATGCAATGGCAGTTGCTCCAGAAGGATTTGTCCTTCTAGCATTGATTGGAACTTTGTTAGTTGACCTTGCAGGAGAAGAAACTGCTGCAAAATGGTCTCCACCTATCTGCTATCTAGGATTAGGTGCTGCACTGTTATTTCTTGCACTTCAATGGAATGGAGAGCTAGAGCCTTCCTTCCTGGGAGCTTTTCTTGCTGACAATCTTGCAATTGCATTTAGAGGAGTTGTAGCACTTTCAACCCTTATCTCATTACTAATAAGCTGGAGATATGCAGAAAAGAGTGGTAGCCCAGTTGGAGAATACGCAGCAATACTTCTAGCAGCGACCCTAGGGGGGATGCTCCTCTGTGGTTCAACAGATCTCATAAGCATTTTCGTCTCTCTAGAAACTCTTTCCGTAGCTAGTTATCTTTTATCTGGATATATGAAACGAGACGCTAGAAGTTCTGAAGCAGCACTGAAATATCTCCTGGTGGGATCAGCAGCAGCAGCAATTTTCTTATATGGAGCGTCTCTTCTATATGGGTTAAGCGGTTCTACCAACCTTCATGAAATTAGCATTGCCCTTATAGACAGTCCTACCCCTTTGGCTGCCTTGGCTTTGGTTTTCATTCTTGCAACTGTTGCTTTCAAAATAGCTGCTGTTCCTTTTCACCAATGGACACCTGATGTGTATGAAGGGTCTCCCACTCCTGTTGTTGCCTTCTTGTCCGTAGGTTCAAAAGCAGCTGGCTTTGCCCTAGCCATCAGACTATTAGTAGGTTGTTTCTATGCTTTTGACAGTCAATGGAAGCTACTTTTTACTGTTTTAGGAGTTTTAAGCATGAGTTTGGGCAACATTGTTGCTCTGGCTCAAACATCAATGAAGAGAATGCTTGCATATAGCTCAATTGGACAAGCAGGCTTTGTAATGATTGGCCTAGTGTGTGGGACAGAAGACGGATATGCAGCAATGGTCCTTTACATGGCGGCATATCTATTCATGAATCTTGGAGCTTTTGCATGCATTATTCTCTTCTCACTTAGAACAGGCAGCGATCGTATAGCTGATTATGCGGGGCTTTACCAAAAAGATCCTCTGATTACCTTAGGTTTGAGCCTTTGCCTTCTTTCTCTTGGAGGGATACCTCCTATGTTGGGCTTTTTTGGAAAAATCTACCTTTTCTTTGCAGGATGGGCAAATGGACAATATCTGTTGGTAATAGTTGGTCTGGTAACTTCCGTAATATCAATTTATTACTACATCTCTGTTATAAAAATGATGGTAGTCAAAGAGCCTCAAGAAGCCTCAGAATTAGTGAAAAGCTATCCTTCAATTCACTGGCAAACATTGGGACTGCCACCCCTAAGATTTGCATTACTTACATGTGTATTAGTCACCGCAATAGGAGGAATAATATCTAACCCACTTTTTCAATGGGCTAACAATGCAGTAACAGGGACACCAATCCTGCAAGAAACATTAACCCTTGCTGGGAAAGGAACCATTGGGTAA
- the topA gene encoding type I DNA topoisomerase, translating into MAQALVIVESPTKARTIKSFLPKDFEVVASMGHVRDLPNSASEIPAAQKGEKWATLGVNTTADFEPLYVVPKDKKKIVRELKTALKGADQLLLATDEDREGESISWHLLQLLNPKVPAKRMVFHEITKDAISHALTQTRDLDMELVHAQETRRILDRLVGYTLSPLLWKKVAWGLSAGRVQSVAVRLLVLRERARRAFRSANYWDLKTTLQNQGNSFEAKLATLGGQKIASGIDFDDSTGLMKDGNNARLVSEKEAKDLAKTLQLNEWKVSSIEEKPTVRRPVPPFTTSTLQQESNRKLRLSTRETMRCAQGLYERGFITYMRTDSVHLSEQAIKASRKCIESRYGADYLSNKVRQFSNKSRNAQEAHEAIRPAGATFKMPDQTGLEGRDLALYELIWKRTVASQMQEARLTMIGVEITVGDAVFRSSGKRIDFPGFFRAYVEGNDDPDAALEGQEVLLPSLEVGDTPIVEKIEPLAHQTQPPARYSEASLVKMLEKEGIGRPSTYSSIIGTIVDRGYSSIHNNSLIPSFTAFAVTALLEEHFPDLVDTRFTARMELTLDEISTGKVEWLPYLSGFYKGEDGLENQVEKKEGDIDPGLSRTIALEGLKCVVRIGRFGAYLESRRLGDNGEEELIKATLPQETTPADLDEEKAELILKQKSDQPDPLGTDPETGEEIYLLFGQYGPYVQRGQVTDEVPKPKRASVPKAVKPEDLTIEEALGLLKLPRALGEHPDGGKIAAGLGRFGPYIVWNKGKGEKDYRSLKGADDVLEVKIERALELLAMPKRGRGGRTALKDLGIPKGQKDKVEVYNGPYGLYVKQGKVNASLPKGKSAEEITIEEAVELLEAKLTSKKTKKKKVAKPKSSTKSKAKSNKATPKAPSTTKSGRLRASAVRVIKSGN; encoded by the coding sequence GTGGCGCAAGCTCTAGTAATCGTTGAAAGTCCAACAAAGGCACGAACTATAAAAAGCTTCTTGCCGAAAGACTTTGAAGTGGTCGCTTCCATGGGGCATGTCAGGGATCTTCCCAATAGTGCAAGTGAGATCCCTGCTGCTCAAAAAGGCGAAAAATGGGCAACTTTAGGGGTGAATACGACGGCGGACTTTGAACCTTTGTATGTTGTACCAAAAGATAAAAAAAAGATTGTTAGGGAGCTTAAAACTGCTTTAAAAGGCGCTGACCAGCTTTTGCTTGCAACTGATGAAGATCGAGAAGGCGAAAGCATTAGCTGGCACTTATTGCAGCTTCTGAACCCAAAGGTTCCTGCCAAGAGAATGGTTTTTCATGAGATTACAAAGGACGCAATATCTCATGCTCTGACTCAGACAAGAGATCTTGATATGGAATTGGTCCATGCTCAAGAGACCAGGCGTATTCTTGACCGATTAGTGGGATACACCCTTTCACCTCTTCTTTGGAAAAAGGTTGCATGGGGACTTTCTGCTGGAAGAGTTCAATCTGTTGCTGTCCGACTCCTAGTTCTCCGTGAACGTGCCCGTAGAGCTTTTAGAAGCGCGAATTATTGGGATTTGAAAACTACTTTACAAAATCAAGGGAACTCATTTGAGGCAAAACTGGCAACTCTGGGCGGCCAGAAAATAGCTAGCGGGATTGATTTTGATGATTCCACTGGCTTGATGAAGGATGGAAATAATGCTCGCTTGGTCAGTGAAAAAGAAGCAAAAGATCTTGCAAAAACACTCCAATTGAATGAATGGAAAGTTAGTTCGATTGAAGAAAAGCCTACAGTTAGGAGACCAGTACCCCCATTTACTACAAGTACTCTTCAACAGGAGTCAAACCGCAAGCTTAGGCTCTCGACTAGAGAAACGATGAGATGTGCACAGGGTCTATATGAGAGAGGTTTTATAACTTATATGCGAACTGATTCAGTTCATCTCTCAGAGCAGGCAATTAAAGCTTCTAGAAAATGTATTGAGTCTAGATATGGAGCTGATTACTTAAGTAATAAAGTCCGTCAATTTAGCAATAAGTCTAGAAATGCTCAAGAAGCACATGAAGCCATTCGGCCTGCGGGAGCAACTTTTAAGATGCCAGATCAAACAGGGCTTGAAGGTAGAGATCTGGCGCTTTATGAATTGATATGGAAAAGAACGGTTGCGAGTCAAATGCAAGAAGCTCGCTTGACAATGATTGGAGTTGAAATAACAGTTGGTGATGCTGTGTTTCGTTCTTCTGGTAAGAGAATTGACTTTCCTGGTTTCTTCCGAGCTTATGTGGAAGGAAATGATGATCCAGATGCAGCCTTAGAAGGTCAAGAAGTCCTTCTTCCAAGTTTGGAGGTGGGAGATACACCTATTGTCGAAAAGATAGAGCCGTTAGCTCATCAAACACAACCACCTGCCCGCTATAGTGAAGCTTCCTTGGTAAAAATGCTTGAGAAGGAAGGTATTGGAAGACCTTCTACGTATTCAAGTATTATTGGAACCATTGTGGATAGAGGTTATTCCTCTATCCACAATAATTCTTTAATACCTAGCTTTACAGCATTTGCAGTAACGGCTTTATTAGAAGAACATTTCCCAGATCTAGTTGATACTAGGTTTACTGCTAGAATGGAATTGACTTTAGATGAAATCTCTACAGGTAAAGTGGAGTGGTTACCATATTTATCAGGCTTTTATAAAGGAGAGGATGGCCTTGAAAATCAAGTCGAGAAAAAAGAAGGAGACATAGACCCAGGTTTATCTAGAACTATTGCTTTAGAAGGCCTAAAATGTGTTGTCAGGATTGGACGCTTTGGAGCCTATCTTGAATCGAGACGTCTAGGAGATAATGGCGAAGAAGAGTTGATTAAAGCCACACTCCCTCAAGAAACGACCCCAGCAGATCTGGATGAAGAGAAAGCAGAGTTAATTCTGAAGCAAAAATCAGATCAACCTGATCCTTTGGGGACGGATCCTGAAACAGGTGAAGAGATTTATTTGCTCTTTGGTCAATATGGCCCTTATGTTCAGAGAGGGCAAGTAACTGATGAGGTGCCGAAACCAAAAAGAGCTTCAGTGCCAAAAGCAGTTAAACCAGAAGATCTGACTATAGAGGAAGCCCTTGGGTTGCTTAAATTGCCACGTGCTCTTGGGGAGCATCCTGATGGGGGTAAGATTGCTGCAGGTCTTGGGCGCTTTGGTCCTTATATTGTTTGGAATAAAGGAAAAGGAGAAAAAGATTATCGATCACTAAAAGGAGCTGATGATGTTCTTGAAGTAAAGATTGAAAGAGCACTTGAGTTATTGGCTATGCCAAAGAGAGGTAGAGGTGGTAGGACTGCATTGAAAGACCTTGGCATACCTAAGGGACAGAAAGATAAGGTTGAGGTTTATAACGGCCCCTATGGACTTTACGTAAAACAAGGGAAAGTCAATGCTTCTTTGCCAAAAGGTAAAAGTGCTGAAGAAATTACCATCGAAGAAGCAGTTGAATTGCTCGAAGCTAAACTTACAAGTAAAAAAACTAAAAAGAAAAAAGTAGCTAAACCCAAAAGCTCTACAAAAAGCAAAGCAAAGTCCAATAAAGCGACTCCTAAAGCTCCATCTACTACTAAGTCAGGACGATTAAGAGCAAGTGCGGTAAGAGTTATTAAGTCTGGTAATTAA
- a CDS encoding DUF2232 domain-containing protein has protein sequence MSTSVAREQSIRLVETAYLAAATALIWIALYYLPVGGAFFRLALPLPLALLQVRRGHQAGLEGVSLLIMLLIVLMGPIRGPLVLFPYGFLSLWLGWSWCRKLSWWLSWSVGAFLGTIGFLIRVLFLSILVGENLWVVITRAASALLERIIDIFNLPLIPDMALIQLAALSLVVIQELIFVLTLHAVAFWVFPRLSASIPHPPRLLNGLIGWEPT, from the coding sequence TTGTCTACTTCAGTAGCACGTGAACAATCAATCAGATTGGTTGAAACTGCTTATTTGGCTGCAGCAACAGCTTTGATATGGATAGCTCTTTATTACCTACCAGTAGGTGGTGCTTTCTTTAGGCTTGCTTTACCTCTTCCTTTAGCCCTTTTACAGGTCAGGAGAGGTCATCAGGCTGGATTGGAAGGAGTGTCACTACTGATAATGTTATTGATTGTTTTAATGGGACCTATTAGAGGCCCTTTGGTTCTGTTCCCCTATGGATTCCTTTCACTTTGGCTGGGTTGGAGTTGGTGTAGAAAGTTGAGTTGGTGGTTGAGTTGGAGTGTTGGAGCTTTTTTAGGAACTATAGGATTTCTTATAAGAGTATTGTTTTTGTCAATTTTGGTGGGCGAGAACCTTTGGGTTGTAATTACTCGTGCCGCCTCGGCTCTATTAGAAAGGATTATTGATATTTTTAATCTTCCTTTGATCCCTGATATGGCGCTTATACAGTTGGCAGCTTTATCCTTAGTGGTTATTCAAGAATTGATTTTTGTCCTTACATTGCATGCAGTAGCTTTTTGGGTGTTTCCTAGACTTAGCGCTTCAATACCTCATCCCCCTCGTTTATTGAATGGTCTAATCGGTTGGGAGCCAACTTAG
- the cobT gene encoding nicotinate mononucleotide-dependent phosphoribosyltransferase CobT, producing MGANLECINLVKSFSYSSLPFGCKAFGVGITPMKVDNWLKSWNCSIRDIDFLLVLAGSLTAEVEGISAAGATIDSRRYTAVADAELLIKGPSCSRTWPLPPLPAGVSPALISHVASKLLALKPRVLTAGLLETPCLPHIAIDSLSYGPAKCLSTGKAMDLNRVEDLWEKGIVMGRRLCHPLLLAECVPGGTTTALAVLTGLGMSVGDLVSGSNRVPPMRLKNNLVAKGLASSDIGPKSHPKKLLAAVGDPFQAVGAGLLLGAREAGVPVLLGGGSQMVAVLGIALSTIDSTHRSDFVREIAIGTTAWLAEEVIVQPQKQSSFTSLIKTFADFFNVDLLGLSSGLRFHNSSKKVLRDYELGFIKEGVGAGALALLAQINGISCQTLLEECEIAVDQLNNIG from the coding sequence TTGGGAGCCAACTTAGAATGTATTAATTTGGTCAAAAGTTTTTCTTACTCTAGCCTTCCATTTGGATGCAAGGCATTTGGTGTTGGAATAACACCTATGAAAGTCGACAATTGGTTAAAGAGTTGGAATTGTTCTATTAGGGATATTGACTTTCTTTTAGTTTTAGCAGGCTCTCTTACTGCTGAGGTGGAGGGAATTTCTGCAGCTGGTGCGACTATAGACTCCAGAAGGTATACGGCAGTAGCAGATGCCGAGCTTTTAATTAAAGGGCCTTCTTGTTCAAGGACGTGGCCTTTGCCCCCTTTACCAGCAGGTGTTTCTCCTGCACTCATCAGCCATGTCGCTTCTAAATTACTAGCGCTAAAGCCTAGGGTTCTTACTGCAGGCTTGCTAGAAACTCCTTGCCTTCCTCATATAGCGATAGATTCGCTTTCTTATGGCCCTGCTAAATGCTTGAGCACTGGTAAGGCAATGGATCTTAATCGTGTAGAAGACTTATGGGAGAAAGGGATCGTAATGGGGCGTAGGTTGTGCCATCCTCTTTTGCTTGCGGAATGTGTGCCTGGTGGAACGACTACTGCTCTTGCTGTGTTAACAGGGTTAGGGATGTCTGTAGGAGATTTGGTTAGTGGTAGTAATCGTGTACCTCCTATGAGGTTAAAGAATAATTTGGTTGCAAAAGGGTTGGCAAGTTCAGATATTGGACCAAAATCACACCCTAAAAAATTATTAGCTGCTGTAGGTGATCCATTTCAAGCCGTAGGTGCAGGATTACTTCTAGGAGCCAGAGAGGCAGGAGTTCCTGTTTTGTTAGGAGGAGGCAGTCAAATGGTTGCTGTTTTGGGTATTGCTTTGTCAACTATTGATTCGACACATAGATCTGATTTTGTAAGAGAGATTGCCATTGGAACAACAGCATGGCTTGCAGAGGAGGTAATTGTTCAGCCTCAAAAGCAAAGCTCTTTCACTAGTTTAATAAAGACTTTTGCTGACTTTTTTAATGTGGATCTTCTAGGATTATCCAGTGGATTGCGTTTTCACAATAGTTCGAAGAAAGTTTTACGAGATTATGAATTGGGATTTATAAAAGAAGGAGTTGGTGCTGGGGCACTAGCTCTTTTGGCACAAATTAATGGGATTAGTTGTCAAACATTGCTTGAAGAATGTGAAATCGCAGTTGATCAATTGAATAATATTGGTTAG
- a CDS encoding ABC transporter substrate-binding protein, whose amino-acid sequence MNDLLLGRRDFLRLGIVAGVLGLSSCGISKKATLGSFHGILPKELLKSLPSEWRFKLLDSNISTDPYKTYFAKEIDLIAIGDGWLRTLDFKTVQPIGEAKLQGRLNRQAIIFLSSFGPDIASKLFPVGFSPWAMLFRGGGTWLPKAKETWEVLLEPDFEGKIVLPSSPRLVMSLADRMGYQDELRRLRGQAITFDDQNALNWIISGRAKVAVLPLQHCMGALSKDPRLRVVIPNQGAPLNWTILTRPKMSQEPLPYSWIKEAWELPLMGRLISKGWLPPLSYSETLKAINFLPKEHQSIIFSSEEVFDRFWSLSPLDEWDQKILEDRWLKSTP is encoded by the coding sequence ATGAACGATTTACTTCTAGGAAGAAGAGATTTTCTTCGATTAGGCATCGTGGCTGGTGTTTTGGGTTTGTCTAGTTGCGGTATCAGTAAGAAGGCAACATTGGGTTCTTTTCATGGCATTTTACCTAAGGAGCTATTAAAATCTTTACCATCAGAGTGGCGCTTCAAATTACTAGACTCAAATATTTCAACTGATCCATATAAAACTTATTTTGCAAAGGAGATAGATTTAATTGCGATTGGAGATGGGTGGCTGAGAACCTTAGACTTTAAAACTGTTCAACCTATTGGTGAAGCTAAACTTCAAGGTCGTCTTAATAGACAAGCAATTATTTTCTTAAGTAGCTTTGGTCCTGATATTGCGAGCAAATTGTTTCCAGTTGGATTCTCTCCTTGGGCAATGCTTTTTCGTGGAGGAGGGACTTGGCTACCTAAGGCTAAAGAAACGTGGGAAGTACTACTTGAGCCCGACTTTGAAGGCAAGATAGTTCTACCCAGCAGTCCAAGACTTGTCATGTCTTTAGCTGATCGTATGGGGTATCAAGATGAGCTAAGACGTTTAAGAGGCCAGGCCATAACTTTTGATGATCAGAATGCCTTGAATTGGATTATATCTGGGAGGGCAAAGGTGGCCGTATTGCCTCTACAGCATTGCATGGGAGCACTTTCAAAAGACCCTAGACTGAGAGTAGTAATACCAAATCAAGGAGCACCTCTGAATTGGACTATCTTAACTAGACCTAAAATGTCACAAGAGCCTTTGCCTTATTCGTGGATCAAAGAGGCATGGGAATTACCTTTAATGGGTCGGCTTATTTCTAAGGGTTGGCTCCCTCCCCTTTCTTATTCGGAAACTCTCAAGGCAATTAATTTTCTTCCAAAAGAACATCAGTCAATTATATTCTCTTCAGAAGAAGTTTTTGATCGTTTTTGGTCTTTATCTCCATTAGATGAATGGGATCAAAAAATTCTTGAAGACCGTTGGCTTAAGTCAACCCCATAA